GACCTCACCCTTTAGACGGCGACGACGGCGTTTGTACTGCCCCGTCCGCCCCGACAACCACCACTGCCGCCTCCGGATCCAGCTCAGCGCCGTCGAGTTCGGTGCCGCCGCCCACCACTGCGCCGGCATCCACAATGGCGTTGCGCAGCTTTGCGCCGGAACGGATCTTCACGTCACCCAGGAGAACGCAGTTCTCCACTTCAGCGCCGGCTTCCACCAGAACGCCGGCCCCCAGGACGCTGCGCCGGACGCTGCCTTCCACCCGGGAGCCCGGCGCGAGGAGGCTGCTGGAAACCCGGGCCGCCTCGCCGGCGAAACCGGGCAGCCGGCGCGGTGAGGCACTGAGGATGGGCCATTGAGGGTCATCGAAGTCCAGCCCGCGGCCGTCAATCAGGTCCATGTGGCCCTCGTGGTAGCTGCTCGGCGTGCCCATGTCCCGCCAGTAGCCCTCCAGACGATGTTCGGCCACCTTTTCCGTCTCCACCAGGTAGGGAATCAGCTGGTCGCCGTAATCCTCCAGCTGGCCGTCCCTTTCCATCAGCTCATCCATGGCGTTCAGGAGCACGGCTGCGTCGTAAAGGAAGATTTCGGCAGCCACGAGGTCGGTTTTGGGCTTCTCCGGCTTGTACTCAAAGCCGGTCACGAAGCCGTCCTTCGCCTCCACCACACCGTGGTCGGAGGGGTTCCTGCGGATCTTGGTCGTAACCACGGTCAGGGCAGCACCGGAACGCTCATGGGTGGCAAGAACCTCCCGGTAATCGAGCCGGTAGAGATGGTCGGCGCTGAGCACCAGGACCAGGTCCGGATCATAATCGCGGATGTAGTCGGCCTGGCGGTACAGAGCGTCAGCATTGCCTTGCGCAAACCCCTCCCCTTCGCCGCCCTGATAGGGCGGCAGCACCCGCAGGCCCCCGTTGGTCCGGTCCAGGTCCCAGGGGCGGCCGCTGACCAAATGGTCGTTGAGTGATTTGGGCTTGTACTGCTCCACGATCCAGACGTCGGACAGCCCGCTGTTGTGGAGGTTTGACAGGGGAACATCGATCAGGCGGTAGGAGCCGGCAACCGGCATGGCAGGCTTGGCCCGGTGGTCCGTGAGGGAGCCAAGGCGGCCTCCCGTTCCGCCGGCAAGAATCAGTGTCAGAATGCGGGGGGTGTGCATGTGGTACCTCTCGCTGGGGGGGGGCGTGTTGACTGCTCTCCATTTACACCAAGGCTAACAAAATGCCCTGACGCCGCTCTCAGGAGGGATCGGCGGGGGTGTTGTCTTCAACGATGCTGTTGCCCGGTTCCAGCCGGCCCAGGATGCGCCGGCCAATGCGTTCGAGGTCACTCACGTCGCGGGCGTCCAGTCCGTCGAAGACCAGATCCCGGACCGAGCGGACGTGGTCGGGAGCGAGTGAAGCCAGGGCTGCCATACCCTCGTCCGTGAGCGCGGCCATGGTGACGCGGGCGTCGTCGGGCGACTGCGAGCGTTCCATCCAGCCGCGGCCCTCAAGTTTCTTCACCACGTGCGAAAGCCGGGAGAGGGATGCGTTGGAGCGGGCTGCCAGTTCACTCATCGGCAGCGCACGCTCCGGTGCCTCGGAGGTCATCGCCAGCACGTGGTAATCGAAAAGCGTGATCCGTGCCCGCTTGGACAGGTCTGCATCGAGTGTGGGGTTGAGCCGTGTGGCCACGGCGTAAAGAGCCAGCCACGCCCGTCGTTCATCGGGACTCAGCCAGGGGACGGAGGAGAACTCGGTGTCGCTCATTTGTCTATACTCCCATGGTTGCTTGAGCCTTCAATGATTCGGCGGGCGGGGCCGGCGCGCTTAGCTGTCCTGTTGTTTAGGCGCCCCGGTGCCTTCCACACCGAACGGCAGGGAATCGACGTCGAGCCGGGGGTTCTCATCCTGGGTTGCCACAAGCTCGCGTGCCTCGGCGTGAGTATCCACGCTGGGCATGGACCCGGGCATGGGCCGGTTGGCGGATTCCTTCATGATGTAGACGGCCACTGCTCCCACAACGGAAGTTGCCATCAGCCAGAATGCCGGCATCAGGTCATTGCCGGTCAGATTGATCAGCCCCTGCATGATCAGCGGTGCGGTGCCGCCGAAGATCGCCACGGCGAAGTTGTAGGAGATGCCCATGGCGCCGTAGCGGCTCGCCGTGGTGAACAGTGCCGGAAGCGCCGAGGCGAGGTTGGACACGTAGAGGGTCACGGGAACGGCCAGCAGGCCCAGTCCCAGCAGGGTCGACCAGACAGGGCCGTGGGCAATCAGCAGGAACGCCGGAACGGCCAGCACGATGGTGGACCCGGCGCCCATCAGCAGCACCGGACGGCGGCCGATGCGGTCCGACAGCTTTCCGCAGAGGGGAATGCACAACGCCATCGCCACCAGGACGGGGATGGTCAGCAGGGTGCCGTGCACGGCGTCGTATCCCATTGAGTCGGTGAGGTAGGACGGCATGTAGGAGGTCAGGGTATAACCGACAGTGTTGGCTGCAGCTACCAGGACCATGGCGACGATGATCGGGCGCC
This genomic interval from Arthrobacter sunyaminii contains the following:
- a CDS encoding glucose-1-phosphate adenylyltransferase family protein, yielding MHTPRILTLILAGGTGGRLGSLTDHRAKPAMPVAGSYRLIDVPLSNLHNSGLSDVWIVEQYKPKSLNDHLVSGRPWDLDRTNGGLRVLPPYQGGEGEGFAQGNADALYRQADYIRDYDPDLVLVLSADHLYRLDYREVLATHERSGAALTVVTTKIRRNPSDHGVVEAKDGFVTGFEYKPEKPKTDLVAAEIFLYDAAVLLNAMDELMERDGQLEDYGDQLIPYLVETEKVAEHRLEGYWRDMGTPSSYHEGHMDLIDGRGLDFDDPQWPILSASPRRLPGFAGEAARVSSSLLAPGSRVEGSVRRSVLGAGVLVEAGAEVENCVLLGDVKIRSGAKLRNAIVDAGAVVGGGTELDGAELDPEAAVVVVGADGAVQTPSSPSKG
- a CDS encoding MarR family winged helix-turn-helix transcriptional regulator; translated protein: MSDTEFSSVPWLSPDERRAWLALYAVATRLNPTLDADLSKRARITLFDYHVLAMTSEAPERALPMSELAARSNASLSRLSHVVKKLEGRGWMERSQSPDDARVTMAALTDEGMAALASLAPDHVRSVRDLVFDGLDARDVSDLERIGRRILGRLEPGNSIVEDNTPADPS